The uncultured Trichococcus sp. genomic interval GATCCTGAGTTAGCGCAACAAGTGATGAATCATTTGTTGACTGAAAGAGAACTATTCTACGAAACGTTAGACGCCAATACACCACTGCGTCAAGAACTGCTTACAGACATGCTGGAACGCTATTGCCTGTCTCAAGCAGAGTTTGCTGACGAAAACGGGTGCAGAAAATGCGCGGATTACGCGTGATGTGACCGGTGGCGTTTTAACGCCTGCGCACGTTTTTGGAAACAAAAAAATATTATTATACGCGCTTATTTTGGAAAGAAGATATTAAAAATTATGCGAAATATGTGCGTATGACATCCTACAAATCCACGCGAAAAGTGAAGGAAAAGCTGATAGAAAAGGCTGAAGAGCGGGAAGTAAAGCGGAAAATAAAAGACTAATGTATTACAAGGGATATCTTTTGTGATTTCAAACAGTTGTGATATAATCAACCCATAGTTAATTAAAAAGTTTTTAATTGGTAAATACTTTTCAATTCGTTAAAACTTTTTAATTGCTCTTATGACAACTAAATACCCGAGAGGGAAGGAGCGTAATGAGCTCTTTAAAAATCATATGTCGGTCGGAGTGGACGGGACTATTGGCGGAAGAAACCGCCTGCTATGCTCTGAAAGATATCGTTCGAGAGAAGAAGGCATTCTGATGGGTCCAATAGGATATCCATAAATAGCAACACGACATTTATCTGCTATTCCTCGAGGCCACATGAGCTACATCTTTGCCAAGATCCTTGCGAGAGATTTATGTGTTTGGGCAAGTGAGCGAAGACGAAGCGCTTAATACAGCCACGTGGCTGTTTGCGGGTAAGTGTCACTTAGGTCTCCAAAAGCAAAAGGAGGGGAAGACGATTCAGAACACTCTTGAAATGCTGCTGCATAATCGGGAGCTGAGCTATGATGAA includes:
- a CDS encoding helix-turn-helix transcriptional regulator is translated as MSEDEALNTATWLFAGKCHLGLQKQKEGKTIQNTLEMLLHNRELSYDELAKRCGMTYNGIAKIAKQQNQSIQYATVEKITKVLNITANDLMGYFS